The Lolium perenne isolate Kyuss_39 chromosome 6, Kyuss_2.0, whole genome shotgun sequence genome segment GCCGCTCGTCGACGGGAGCCACGCCGCGGCGCGGCTGCACGTCCATAGTTGGCGAGCCAGTCGTGCTCCTCATGGCGTCGGCGACGCTCGCCCATGCACCAGGGGCGGCCTCGGGCGCGCGAGGCGACGCGGCGACAGTGGGCGCGCGTGGCTCGGCGACAGCGATGGCCTCGTCCCCCCGCGCCTCGCCACGTCTGCGCAGCAGCGCGGAGTCAACCACGGCCTCCTCCTCCACGAACCCACCGCGCGGCTGCTGACCGCCAAGTGGCGATGACGAGGATGGGTCCCCCTGACCCGGCCCAGGCAGGGGCGGCGGTGATGATAGCCCTACCGGCAGCATCCCCTGGCGAAAAAGGGGCGCCGCTAGAGGCTGTGCCAACACCGTCAAAGAAGCcggctccacctccacctcccttGAAGCCGAAGAAAGGAGAGGGGTTGGTGTTGCCTGCGTTGCCCCGGTGGTGTGAGACACGACGAAGGCGAGGAAGCCGGCCTAGTTCGACCCTGCATAAAAGTCCGAACACGAGATGGTGAACGAGTCCGAGTCGACGCTGGTGAAGAAGCAACCAAATGCGGAGTCTCGGACCGCGCCCTTGCCACAATTTCTCTCCCTCTAACAGTCACCGGCGAGTGATTAAAAGGAGTCAGTGCCACCTGCGCACCTGTCGCCGAAGTTGCTCCAGAAGGATACATAGAGGGGCGGGTATCCACCTCCATGCTTGCCACCCCTGGTGCAACCTCCGCTCAACCCTCCTCTAATCTCTCCTCCTCAAGACCATGGGAACCATCATTATCCTCTCCATCTTTCCAGAAAAAAGGCCGAAAACGTGGGTCAGGTTTGAACCCATCCGCCTCTCTCCGGAACAAAAATCTGTAGCCATTGAGGTGTAACAAAGCAACCACCTCCAAATAGCCACGTTTATCTCTCGAGAGCGCAGCCACGTCCCGCATGGCCGCATAGCCACCAAAATACGAACAAACCCCTGGCTACGGAGGGTATATAAATCCACATCAAGAGTGGAACCAATGAGAGTCCCAACAGCCCACAGCCCTAGAAAATGCTTCACAGAATCCGGCACACCATCGACATGCACCCAAACTGGCTTCATAACAAAAGCCGGAACAATGTCCTGATGTTCCCAAGAGGAGACAAGCACCTGTGCATCAACCTTGGGTACACTCATCTGCATACCGTCGATCCTCGCCAAATCGTCAAGTGTAGGAATCCCAACAAGAAAGGCCTTATCCCCATGCGGAGATGCCTCCCATCTCCAAGTGGGATTCCCTGGACACATACGGGCAAGAAGACTCTGAATATACGCCGCCGTGACTGTCCCCTCACCAGACACCTGTACTAAAGCAGTGGGTGCTCCAGAAGCAATCAACTGAGGCTTGTATACCGTCAGGGAGCTGAAGATCAAGAGTAGCATCATTACCGCATCCAACAAAAAAACTGATGGGCTTCGGTACTTTCAGAATTGGGCATCTAATAGTTGGATGAGCCCTAGAATCACAAACCAAGCAATAGTGCGGGACCTTGCAGTCCTTAGTAGCATGAGTATTCACAGCACATTTCCAACACCGTCCCACCTTCTTCTGTTTCGCGGGTGCAACAGGGACTGGAACATCTGTAAGTACCTGCTGAGGCGCGGCAGTCATATCCTGCGTAGCTGTCACAGATGGCTGTCCCATAGCGTCCGGGATGGACTGCCCTAAAGGAGGAGCAACTGCTCCGACCCCCGCATCCGACCCCACAACGGCCACCGCCTTCTTCTTCCGCCTTTTCTTCCCTTGTCCAGGCTGAGCAGGTGGCTGCTGAATTGGTGGCAGTTGAGTCGGTTCTTTGAGTCGGTGGGCTTGAGGAGCGACTTCTTTGCACAGTACTGCGGCATGTCGCTGTCCCGCTTTGCGGATACCGAAAATCTTGTCCAGTCTGCGATATGGCTGCTGCGGAGGTATGTAATGTACCGGTGGAGCAGGTGCACGGGCGGGTGGACGAAACCCCGCATGAGGCTGTGGCGCCGGAGCAGTCTGCGTCGGCATTGGGGTGCCGGATGGCCACCCTTGGAACCCTGGCGGGCCGAGGTACGGCGCGCTGTTTGGCGCAGGAAGCGCCACTGGACGCATCGTCCCTGGCGCGGGAACAACGGCCCCCGGAGCAGCCGCCGTCGCCCCGGGCGGCACCGTCGGACGCGATGGCCTAGACATGGCAACACCGGCGCGGTCCCCCGCTACCACCTGCGCGAAAGATCGTCGAGTCGGGCGCGAGGACGGGAGCAGCGAAGCAGGAACAGATGGTGTAGGTTGACGATGATGAGGGCGGGCGGCGGAGACGACGTGATGAGGTGGAGCGGCGGTGGCACTGGATGATTGACGAGGCGTTGATTGCGCTCGATCGGATGCATCGCCAGAACTTCTCTCCGCACGCTGCATGCCCATTAGCGCATTGCCAAAACCAGCCCACCTCTGCGGCAGAGGTCCCTTCTCGCCTTCAGCTGCAACGAAGGTTTGAACATCCGCAGCCCCGTCGGCGAAGAAGACGCCGGCCGACGACCCACGTCCCGAAAGGAAGATCTTGGAGGCGAGGAGGACCTTGCCCTCGACGCGGACGACCTTGTCACGGTAAACTTCTTCTCCCAAGCACTGGACTCCGCCGTTGGAAAACCAATCCTGGTCCAGAAGTCGGCGAGCAGCCCGTCGCCGCTGCGGCCAGCAGCAGGATCCGGCGGGGGCACCCGCGGTTCATCAACCAGACCTCGCCAGGCCACCTCCTCCACTAACGAAATCTCCTCCTCTCCGTCTGAGATCCCGCCGAGGAGACCAAAGCGCGATCCCGATCCCGACGAGGCATCCGACGACAGGCCCGCCGGCGTCTTCCCTAGGCCGATTGGCGGCAGAATTAGCCTGCGGCGAAGCCTCCTCGGCGGCGTCCGCCAGACCGCCTCAGGCGTCATCCAGACCTGTACCAGACATTTTGCCTATGCtagttagagcaagtacaataaggtacagtcagctggctatgagagataaaatattataaatttgcttagttggaggtgagagattaggagagagaagagaagtgggctcttatcttatagccagctctagcacgtgctcctaggtacTATGTGAGACTAAAAGGTGGGCCATGTTTTGTAAAAGTACAAcacttttatagctcactattgtatatgttggctctaagttagctatagatgatatggcacttggcttatagccagcagctggctacactattggaattgctcttagtTGTGCTAATGCTAAACGTGTGTGAGGCGTGTCTTTCCTTCCCAAGATATTCTTGCGTAAAACGGCCCGACACTTTTGTGTGTACAAACTGCCCCAGCCCAGCCATGAACAGGCCTAATATCCCGTCGCGCTGGCTTCCTTTGGGAGGCCTGCTACGCCAAAAGCGAGAAAAACTTCATCTCTTTCCTTTGACATCCCCATGCCACCACACCACAGGGAGTGACATGGAGCCATCAAAGAAGGGATCTTATCACTATCAACTAATTTGTTTCGACCTAGGATAATAAAGTCGTGAGCTTGGTCTTACTTCACTCTAAACGAAAGAAAACTTCCATATCTAAGTTTAGCCCAAAAGTGGTTGTCTTCTTTTGTGGCGTGAAGAAGTGTCAAACCAGAATACCCAATAAGCATAAGCATCAGCCCCCCCGAAAAGGAGGTGCTCCAGCCGCACCTTCCAATACAACTATCTTGTTACAAATTCACTCCAGTCACAAGCCTAGCCTTAAGTACCCCTCCTTACGGTTAATGTGTAATGACTTCAAACATGACCAATTCCTATAGCGTGATGGGCGGTGTGTACAAGGCCCGGGGACGGATTCACCGCCGTATGACTGTCCGACGATTACTAGTGATTCCTGCTTCATGCAGGCGAGTTGCAGCTTGCAATTCAAACTAAGGACGGGTTTTTGGAGTTAGCTCACCCGGTCGTGAGACCCTTTGTCCAGCCCATTGTAGCACGTGTATCGCCCTGGGCATATGGGGCATGATGACTTGGCCTCATCCTCTCCTTGCTCCGGCTTAACATCGACAATTAGGATTTAAACTCATAGTGGCAACTAAACACAAGGATTGCCATCGAGACTTAACCCAACACCTCACGGCACGAGCTGACGACAGGGCGGGCAGGCCTAGTTGGGCTTAAACGTGGATctgaacttgtttacttacaatCAGAAAACTAGAGGGTGTTTGTTAAAAACTTCCACAGGAAAAGACAACGGCGAGCACAGCTGCTGCACAACGGGAGGGCACAGCATCGCAATCACCAAAATGCAGGCGCTCCTACTCCCATCGCggctgccgccgccgctgctccggcgaggggcgCTTTCAGCGGCCGCATCCCTCTTCAGCCCTCCTCTCCACGGCCCTACCCTCCCTGCTGTCCGCCTCTGCTGCGGGGGCGGCGAAGGCGCTCTCCGGCGGCGCCTCACTGTGGCGGCGGCGTCGTCTTCGTCGGGCCCTCTCTACCCGACGCCTCCTCCCACCGAACAGACAATTGAGCGTGCCAAGCTCGAGCAGGTGCTTTGCCTATCCCTTTTGATTGACATCTGTTACTGTTTGGTCGGCCCGTGAAGTAGGGTTTTATCCTGATTTTCTCGAGAAAGATTGTGTTCGGAAATCTACATGGATTTTAGGTTTTGGTATAATTAAGAAACACACATGAAACTTATTACTATCGGACTATGTGATGGTTGCTTTTCTTAGGAAAATACGATTGGGCATGCtgatgtttagggtttaggtaatTAAGTGATTCGTATCTGAAAGCCTCTAATAAAGGGAATGTGATAAATGAAATTTAAAGAAATTGAGGTAGCCAAAACCAGTCTCCCCTCTAGCATTTCATGATGTGCCTCCTGGTTTCGTTTTTCTGTGATAGTTGACAGGCACATAATTGTTTTTATTGGAAGAAAGGGATTTCTCCCTGATTTCCATTAATAGAAACTTATTACTATCGGACTATGTGATGGTTGCTTTTCTTAGGAAAATACGATTGGGCATGCtgatgtttagggtttaggtaatTAAGTGATTCGTATCTGAATGCCGCCTCTAATACAGGGAATGTGATAAATGAAATTTAAAGAAATTGAGGTAGCCAAAACCAGTCTCCCCTCTAGCATTTCATGATGTGCCTCCTGGTTTCGTTTTTCTGTGATAGTTGACAGGCACATAATTGTTTTTATTGGAAGAAAGGGATTTCTCCCCGATTTCCATTAATAGAAACTGCAGCTTCAAAGTATCCTCCACAACACACCCCCGCCAAGGCATAAAACCTCTGCCAATTCCTCCTCAGAGAGAAGCTAACACCTTCAGAGAAAGGAAATGGAAAATTCCAAAGCTACAACGAaggagaacagaaccaacactagCTACGGCAGCCATCCACACAGAACAGCAACATCATTTCTCCACGCTCCAGTAGACGATCATCTCTCCAGCCTTGATTTCCAATTTGCCATGCTGCCCAGCTTCGAATCGCCCTGAACACTTCACCTGCGACCCATTCCTGAAGTTTTGTGCAGATTTTTGCAGCTCCAGTCTTTGTGTCCTCCGTCACCTGCAAGTTTGCCCACTACTCAAACCGATAAGCGATAACAAATTCTAAACAGCACTTCAACCGGTTTATTAGGACATTTATTTTTCAAAACAAGCCAGGTTTCTTGTTTTCCAAATCCACCACAGATTGGCAGCCAAGCCCACTGTCAGCAGCTTCCTTTTCTTTGAACAAAATCCTTTTAGCCATACATTTAGGTATTGATCAGCATCAGCAAATTGACAATTAAATCCTGTTGCACAGCTAATCACATTCCATATGTACTTGACTACTGGCCTACTGGGCAGGTGAAGAACAGATAATGTTTTCTCCCTGCCCACGGAACAGACAGCTCTCCGGGCATCTCCCTCCTCTCTGAAGCAACACTTCTCGAGTGGGAATGCTTATCTTCAGTGCTAGACATAGAATTTTTTTTATTCTTGATGGGATTTTTGTTTTCGACATAAACTTGTAAGAATCTGAAACAAAATTTAGCGTGGCAACATAGAAAGACTTTACACTGAATGTTTTTTATGAGAGCAACAACCAGATGTGTTTGTCCTCATCATCATTTGGTGTAATAGACTCAGATTTTCCAAGCAAGTTATTCCAATCAACCATTCTCACCCCAACCAAAGCCCCTTCTAAAAGATAAAGAACACAACCTGAGAAAACTTTTCAATGGAATAAAGTAACATTTTGATCTAAAGAAATGGTATAAAATCTTGGATAGCAAACAGCCAGACATTTATCTGAGATCCAATTGTCCTCCTAGAATCTAGTCCTAGCACCATTTCCAACTCTACATTTATAACAGGAGAGGAACAAAGGTCTGGCCTCCATGAGCGCTTGCCAGAAGTGGGAATCCCCATTTCTCTGAACACACTGGCCAAGAGTGGTATTTCTCAAATATATCCATTAAAAATTTCCCAAAGCCAATAAAAGTGCGGTGTTCATTATTTCCAAATCCAGGACTCCCAAATCACCTTGATCTTTTGCTAGACATGCAGTTTGCCAATTGACAAGGTGCTACTTTTTTATCCTTGTCACCACTCCAAAGAAATCCAGCTCGAATCATGTCAAAGTTCTTCCTCATCCCAAACAATCACAGAATTGTATACTGGTGTTTTTATTAGTGTGCTTGATGACATGCAAACTGACCTTATCAGGTTTGGATCTTATCAATAGAGCCACTTCCCTTACTAACCAATTCATGGTGCGCCTGCTGGTTTCATTTTGCTGTGATAGTTGATAGGTACAAAATTGTTTGTTGGTGATTATGCTAGTGttcttagtttttatagttcctaTTTTAGAAGAACAGGCCATGATTCCTCATACCTGAAGCCACATTCTGATAGTGTTCATCTTTTCCATCTGCTAGTGTTCTTTTCCATCCTCATACCTGAAGCCACATTGTAGTAGTGTTCATCTTTTCCATTTGTTATGTGTTTTATTTAGTATGTTTTGTAAAAACATGTGATCATTTTAGTACACATGATGATTAACCTGAATAATGTTGTTCGTTTTCAAATTAGTCTGTTTCTTCACATGGTTAAAATTACACTACATATCTCTTCATTCTCTGTAAATATAAGTTTAAGCCACCTACCGTGACTGAAGCTGGCATATCTTCATCCCTTTTCAATGGATTAAATATACAGGTTATCAAGAGACTAGAGAAAACAGCAAGGTATTTCAAGAATCTGGGTTCCCTAGGGTTCTGGTCCCAGCTGGTGTGCACATTTGTTTCAGCTGGAATTTTGTCATTCTCTACGGTTGTTACTGGGAAGGTGACATCACCCTTTACATTCTATGCAACTGCTGCTGGTATTGTCGCGGCCTTTATTTCAGTCTTCTGGTCGTTTGGTTACATCCGCCTTTCTGAAAGACTTCGGAAAACAGCAAGTGCACCCGCAAAGGTACTCTTTTTCTCGACCACACCACCCATTTTTAACATCATTGCCCGCAAAATAAATGATTTGTTTTCATATTAAAAAAACTAAACTGCTGCTCCCTTCCTGCTGCCTGTGACTCATCTTGTTTACCTATGTGTCTGTGCATCATCTCACACAGTTAACTATTCTGTTTTTACCACACATATGGTAGGGCAAAGATTACTGGCATCTGCTTTTTACCTTgcaattctgttttgttttatgTATGACAAAATAGACTTGAGATACGATTTGCTTTAGAATCAGAATATAAAACAGTGGAATGCTTTCCAGGCTCCTCCACGTGCTGATGTGATTAAAAGTCTGAAAAATGGCATTGTGCTCAACATTCTTGGGATGGGCGCCGCTGTTCTCGGCATGCAGGCAACTGTTGGTGGTTTGGTAGCCAAAGCTCTTACGACCTCTGCGGTCCCCAATTTTCAGGCAACTTCCTCTGGCCAAAGTCCTGTTCTGGCCCTGGATGTGTTCCTAGTTCAGGTATTTCATTGCTTATTTATCATGTTCATATTTCTAGATTCTGTGAATGCAGTAAAAAATAGGGAAATGCATTTGT includes the following:
- the LOC127308167 gene encoding protein TIC 21, chloroplastic-like, producing the protein MQALLLPSRLPPPLLRRGALSAAASLFSPPLHGPTLPAVRLCCGGGEGALRRRLTVAAASSSSGPLYPTPPPTEQTIERAKLEQVIKRLEKTARYFKNLGSLGFWSQLVCTFVSAGILSFSTVVTGKVTSPFTFYATAAGIVAAFISVFWSFGYIRLSERLRKTASAPAKAPPRADVIKSLKNGIVLNILGMGAAVLGMQATVGGLVAKALTTSAVPNFQATSSGQSPVLALDVFLVQASANIILSHFLGLASSLELLRSVSIPPTEAAPA